The Mesorhizobium loti genome includes a region encoding these proteins:
- a CDS encoding SnoaL-like domain-containing protein yields MMSIGDELQKQWDIYVAAYRAGDAAGCASIITDDAELHSPYAPPARGRAAIEALHGAWTQHAGPDKTLAVIAAGTSGDLAWSLAAYSEGEPTGNGTSLSVFERHAGAGWLIRMCSLNSNDVVQ; encoded by the coding sequence ATGATGTCGATCGGCGACGAGCTTCAGAAACAATGGGACATTTACGTCGCCGCATACCGCGCCGGGGATGCTGCGGGTTGCGCGTCCATAATCACGGATGACGCGGAATTGCATTCTCCGTATGCGCCGCCAGCACGCGGCCGCGCGGCTATAGAGGCGCTGCATGGCGCTTGGACCCAACACGCCGGGCCGGACAAAACACTTGCCGTGATAGCGGCTGGCACCTCCGGGGATCTGGCCTGGTCACTCGCGGCCTATTCGGAAGGTGAGCCAACCGGGAACGGAACTTCACTCAGCGTCTTTGAGCGCCATGCTGGAGCAGGCTGGTTGATCCGCATGTGTAGCCTGAACAGTAACGACGTGGTCCAATAG